From one Bifidobacterium sp. WK012_4_13 genomic stretch:
- a CDS encoding extracellular solute-binding protein, translating to MMVSRRDFLRLSLGATVLGAGALTLSGCGSAADPNYVNLWGLWANDLPSQEAIIRKFKKIHPEFKVKQSQVPTSTQGDASAVITAVRSGTAPDLWLLDRFTTVQYAAIGLLEPINPIIKKYDTDSVKDVTGQWLDFTIDEMTYRNQLYGLPFTTDSRVLVYNKGALEKANIDISALDPKNGAPTFEEVWKIADQFTRTDSKGNYTYMGFIPWEDQGSLYTWANNNGAQFYDRNSCSVTLLDPKLVESANDFAGWIKRLNYKKVDTFTATYEPPNHPPAQSAFNSGRLAMQVMVPSSLSTVMEYVKDLKYGVTYLPVKKKGQKPKTWSGGFGLCVPKGANKSKMMWEFMKYYCSDPGESTALKRYIALPADHKALEDKSYQKSISFFADALAYSSHRPAIPVGNLLWNSLDAATSSLQQGSATPRQALETAQKRVQPQLDPYCVA from the coding sequence ATGATGGTCTCACGCCGTGATTTTCTGCGACTCTCGCTGGGAGCGACGGTACTGGGAGCAGGCGCGCTCACCCTTTCAGGCTGTGGCAGCGCAGCCGATCCCAACTACGTGAATCTATGGGGACTATGGGCAAATGACCTGCCGAGTCAGGAGGCGATCATCAGGAAGTTCAAGAAGATCCATCCTGAATTCAAGGTCAAGCAATCCCAGGTACCCACTTCCACGCAGGGAGACGCTTCGGCGGTCATCACCGCGGTCCGGAGCGGAACGGCCCCAGATCTGTGGCTTCTGGATAGATTCACGACCGTCCAGTATGCCGCGATAGGTCTTTTGGAGCCGATAAATCCCATAATCAAGAAATATGACACCGATTCGGTCAAGGATGTCACCGGTCAGTGGCTTGACTTCACCATCGACGAGATGACCTACAGGAATCAGCTATATGGTCTGCCGTTTACCACCGATTCTCGTGTGCTTGTGTATAACAAGGGGGCTCTGGAAAAGGCGAACATTGACATCAGTGCGCTCGATCCGAAGAACGGCGCTCCGACCTTCGAGGAGGTCTGGAAGATAGCCGATCAGTTCACCAGAACTGACTCCAAGGGCAACTACACATACATGGGATTCATTCCATGGGAGGATCAGGGGAGTCTCTATACGTGGGCGAACAACAACGGTGCGCAATTCTATGATCGCAACTCATGCTCGGTGACCCTGCTCGACCCGAAGCTGGTCGAAAGCGCCAACGACTTTGCAGGCTGGATCAAGCGATTGAACTACAAGAAGGTCGATACGTTCACGGCAACCTATGAACCGCCGAATCATCCGCCTGCACAGTCCGCGTTCAACAGTGGAAGACTTGCCATGCAGGTCATGGTTCCCTCTTCCCTGTCGACGGTTATGGAATATGTCAAGGATCTCAAATACGGGGTGACCTATCTGCCTGTGAAGAAGAAGGGACAGAAGCCAAAGACATGGTCGGGAGGCTTCGGCCTATGTGTGCCGAAGGGCGCGAACAAGTCCAAGATGATGTGGGAATTCATGAAGTATTACTGCAGTGATCCTGGTGAGAGCACAGCCCTGAAGCGATATATCGCCCTTCCGGCCGATCACAAGGCGCTTGAGGACAAGTCCTATCAGAAAAGCATCAGCTTCTTCGCGGATGCGCTGGCATATTCCTCACATCGACCGGCGATACCAGTCGGCAATCTCCTCTGGAATTCGCTGGATGCGGCGACATCGTCGCTTCAGCAGGGTTCTGCAACGCCGAGACAGGCTCTTGAGACGGCGCAAAAACGCGTTCAGCCACAGCTGGATCCATATTGCGTGGCATGA
- a CDS encoding carbohydrate ABC transporter permease codes for MTHGASPVAQIAQPGVGKSGNDGIRKTSKYNKRADGSRAPWYSAWAARIILFLVLLLFLLPIYWMVISAVKSPQELAQYPPTLWPREWHWENFLNATKMMPFLTYFRNTVIITALSTLFNVVANFVIAYGFSCIDWPWRDKIFFVVIATLFIPMPITLIPMFDFWAGLHTINTFIPLVVPALFGSGFNIFLLRQFMSQIPRDLLDAARVDGASEWKLAWSIVFPMTGPALTAIAIFSAVGAWNDFMGPLIYLHDESVQTLAIGLQFFQSTGGTNVNYGLLMAASVLVLLPLVLLFFVFQRYFISGITMGAFK; via the coding sequence ATGACACATGGTGCTTCGCCCGTCGCTCAAATCGCGCAGCCGGGAGTCGGCAAGAGCGGCAACGATGGAATAAGAAAAACAAGCAAATACAACAAGAGGGCGGATGGATCGAGGGCGCCCTGGTACAGCGCATGGGCTGCGAGGATAATCCTGTTCCTCGTGCTGCTGCTGTTCCTGCTCCCAATCTATTGGATGGTCATCTCGGCGGTGAAGTCTCCGCAAGAGCTGGCGCAATACCCACCCACACTATGGCCCAGGGAATGGCACTGGGAGAACTTCCTTAACGCAACGAAGATGATGCCATTCCTGACATATTTCCGCAATACCGTCATCATCACTGCGCTGAGCACCCTGTTCAACGTTGTCGCGAACTTCGTGATTGCGTATGGATTCTCGTGCATCGATTGGCCATGGCGTGACAAGATCTTCTTCGTCGTCATTGCCACCCTGTTCATTCCCATGCCCATCACCCTCATTCCCATGTTCGATTTCTGGGCGGGGCTTCACACGATCAATACCTTCATTCCACTTGTTGTGCCGGCACTGTTTGGAAGCGGATTCAACATATTCCTGCTGCGGCAGTTCATGTCACAGATTCCACGAGATCTGCTGGATGCCGCTCGAGTCGACGGTGCCAGCGAATGGAAGCTCGCATGGTCCATCGTCTTCCCGATGACAGGGCCGGCGCTCACGGCCATCGCAATCTTCTCCGCGGTGGGCGCGTGGAACGATTTCATGGGTCCGTTGATCTATCTGCACGATGAAAGCGTGCAGACCTTGGCAATCGGTCTGCAGTTCTTCCAAAGCACGGGGGGAACGAACGTCAACTATGGGCTGCTCATGGCGGCGAGTGTGCTGGTGCTGCTGCCTCTTGTGCTGCTCTTCTTTGTGTTCCAGCGTTACTTCATCTCAGGCATCACGATGGGAGCGTTCAAATGA
- a CDS encoding carbohydrate ABC transporter permease has translation MSTLVGVGGLAPKNIHEAETSLTSGKKRVKRRHRWTEHEKRNTRIGLLFISPWIIGFCVFMIYPIVYSTVISFTRYSGMNNPEYIGLQNYKSAFTDPLTAKSVENTLIYAAMAVPIGLVVALLLAFAMNKNVREVALYRTALYIPSLVPAFALSFIFIVFTNPTMGLFNIFLGWFGVPNSNLLGDPMTAKVVMVVMAQLGAGNAALIYLAGLHNIPGTLYESARVDGAGPIRQFFSITLPLLTPTILFNLITGISGALQIFTQSFIMTNGGPDNGTLFYMLYLYNNAFGYAQLGYASAMALLLFVFGIILAYFVYWISQKFVNYDVSAD, from the coding sequence GTGTCTACTTTAGTTGGGGTTGGGGGTCTAGCTCCGAAGAACATCCACGAGGCCGAGACTTCACTCACCAGTGGTAAGAAACGAGTGAAGCGCCGGCATAGATGGACCGAACATGAAAAAAGGAACACAAGGATAGGATTGCTTTTCATCTCCCCGTGGATCATCGGTTTCTGCGTGTTCATGATCTATCCGATCGTATACTCGACAGTCATAAGCTTCACCCGATATTCCGGCATGAACAATCCGGAATACATAGGTCTGCAGAATTATAAGAGCGCATTCACGGATCCCTTGACTGCAAAGTCAGTGGAAAACACGCTCATATATGCGGCGATGGCAGTTCCGATAGGATTGGTCGTCGCCTTGCTGCTGGCATTCGCAATGAACAAGAATGTCCGTGAGGTGGCCCTCTACAGAACGGCGCTGTACATACCCTCGCTTGTTCCGGCCTTTGCGCTGTCGTTCATATTCATCGTGTTCACGAATCCCACGATGGGTCTGTTCAACATATTCCTGGGCTGGTTTGGGGTTCCTAACTCGAATCTTCTGGGCGATCCCATGACTGCAAAAGTGGTTATGGTCGTCATGGCTCAGCTGGGCGCAGGAAATGCCGCGCTGATATATCTGGCAGGTCTGCACAACATTCCAGGAACGCTGTATGAATCGGCCCGTGTTGATGGCGCCGGTCCCATAAGGCAGTTCTTCTCGATAACCCTGCCCCTGCTGACGCCGACGATTCTGTTCAACCTCATAACCGGAATCTCCGGAGCATTGCAGATCTTCACGCAGTCATTCATCATGACCAACGGCGGTCCTGACAATGGCACATTGTTCTACATGCTGTATCTCTACAACAACGCATTCGGGTATGCACAATTGGGCTATGCGTCGGCTATGGCGCTGCTGCTCTTCGTCTTTGGCATCATCCTTGCCTACTTCGTGTATTGGATTTCACAGAAGTTCGTTAACTACGACGTTTCGGCTGACTGA